From the Shewanella amazonensis SB2B genome, one window contains:
- a CDS encoding aminopeptidase P N-terminal domain-containing protein has protein sequence MATSTDITLYTARRSALLDRLPPASLIVLAGYQQKVRSKNIKYHFRQDNDFLYLTGFAEPDALALIYREGNRDYLTLFCRPRDQAAEVSFGQRAGPEGAIAKYGADYAFAIDEFEPRLLEALKGKTQVFVSDELNRLPTLWQLINRERFHTPFDVPKAYRQLSALGAVLHPMRVIKSESEIALIRHAVNASISGHKALMRTTTPGIHEGLLAATFMLEIAKHGCVDVGYPNIVASGNNACCLHYEDNCCEIKAGELVLVDAGAEYDHYSADITRTFPATGHFSAAQRQIHNLVLSALDAAIARVRPGARWNEIYQTCMEVMARGLIELGLLDGSFDDVMASERYKRFTVHKTGHWLGMDVHDVGPYQDETGDWRIFEPGMVFTIEPGIYIPVDALDVPSQYRGMGVRIEDDILVTQQGCENLSAACPRSSDEIEAFMAANR, from the coding sequence ATGGCCACCTCCACCGACATCACTCTGTATACAGCCCGTCGCAGTGCACTCCTGGACCGCTTACCACCAGCGAGCCTGATAGTGCTTGCCGGATACCAACAAAAAGTACGCAGCAAAAACATCAAGTACCATTTCCGTCAGGACAACGATTTTTTATATTTGACCGGGTTCGCAGAACCTGATGCCCTGGCCCTCATCTATCGAGAAGGTAATCGCGACTACCTAACGCTTTTTTGTCGCCCCCGCGACCAGGCCGCCGAAGTCAGTTTTGGTCAGCGAGCGGGCCCCGAAGGCGCCATTGCCAAATATGGCGCCGACTACGCGTTTGCAATCGATGAGTTTGAGCCAAGGTTGCTAGAGGCACTTAAAGGCAAGACCCAGGTTTTTGTCAGCGATGAGCTAAACCGCCTGCCAACTCTGTGGCAGCTCATTAATCGCGAAAGATTTCACACTCCGTTCGACGTTCCCAAGGCCTACCGGCAACTATCAGCCTTGGGCGCTGTGCTGCACCCGATGCGGGTAATTAAGTCTGAATCCGAAATTGCCCTTATCCGCCACGCAGTCAATGCCTCCATCTCGGGGCATAAGGCGCTGATGCGAACCACTACTCCCGGCATCCATGAAGGGCTGCTCGCGGCCACCTTTATGCTGGAAATAGCCAAACATGGCTGTGTCGATGTGGGCTACCCCAATATAGTTGCCAGTGGCAACAATGCCTGCTGTCTGCATTACGAAGACAACTGCTGCGAAATTAAGGCGGGGGAGCTGGTACTGGTCGATGCCGGCGCTGAGTATGACCATTACAGCGCCGACATTACCCGCACCTTTCCCGCGACTGGCCACTTCAGCGCTGCACAGCGACAGATCCACAACCTTGTATTGTCAGCGCTCGATGCCGCCATTGCCAGGGTACGCCCCGGCGCACGCTGGAATGAGATCTATCAGACCTGCATGGAAGTGATGGCAAGGGGTCTTATTGAGCTTGGCTTACTTGATGGCTCTTTTGACGACGTAATGGCAAGCGAACGCTACAAGCGTTTTACGGTACATAAAACCGGTCACTGGTTGGGAATGGACGTGCACGATGTTGGCCCCTATCAGGATGAAACCGGAGATTGGCGCATATTTGAACCCGGGATGGTGTTTACCATAGAGCCCGGCATCTATATCCCTGTTGATGCTCTGGATGTACCAAGCCAATATCGGGGGATGGGTGTACGAATTGAGGATGATATTCTGGTTACCCAGCAAGGCTGTGAGAATCTCTCTGCTGCCTGCCCACGCAGCAGCGATGAGATAGAAGCCTTCATGGCCGCCAATAGATAA